A genomic region of Acidobacteriota bacterium contains the following coding sequences:
- the holA gene encoding DNA polymerase III subunit delta: MTPTEFVASVQGGKIEPVYLLMGPETYLQSECLRILTRQLISDPEARQFGYSEHAVAERSLGTVLGIAGQLPMMSSAQVVVAREFDKVSDAEIEALKNYLRRPNPSTTLVFQTTDLDKRRTLSTILLKGCAVVECNRIGDQEAIAWAQAFARKQGYQFSPPAVGQLIGMTGTSLNILSKEIEKLMLYVGKGGTITPVDIEAVVVRSREFSSFDLTDAVLAGDAKKALKLLHRLLGQSEEPVALVGVLAWLYRQMLMAHDMMQNNVPREEIVRDLRMPPSRVTPFLTAVRRKSEADIRRGIIRLAEVDVALKSSRATPRLQLEVLLCDLLAQS, translated from the coding sequence TTTACGCATATTGACCAGGCAGCTTATTTCTGACCCGGAAGCCCGCCAGTTTGGATATTCCGAGCATGCAGTGGCTGAGCGATCACTTGGAACGGTATTGGGCATTGCTGGACAGTTACCGATGATGTCATCTGCCCAGGTGGTGGTCGCCCGTGAATTTGACAAAGTTTCAGATGCTGAAATCGAAGCTCTGAAAAACTATTTGCGGCGGCCAAATCCCTCGACCACCCTGGTGTTTCAAACCACGGACCTTGATAAACGCCGGACACTGTCCACGATTCTGCTCAAAGGTTGTGCGGTTGTCGAATGTAACCGGATTGGCGACCAGGAGGCGATTGCCTGGGCTCAGGCTTTTGCGCGGAAGCAGGGGTATCAGTTTTCGCCACCTGCCGTTGGGCAATTGATTGGGATGACTGGCACCAGCCTGAACATTTTGTCCAAAGAGATTGAAAAATTGATGCTTTATGTGGGCAAAGGTGGGACGATCACTCCGGTTGACATCGAGGCGGTGGTTGTTCGGTCACGGGAGTTTTCAAGTTTTGATTTGACGGATGCGGTACTGGCCGGGGATGCCAAAAAAGCGCTGAAATTATTGCACCGGCTGCTTGGGCAAAGTGAAGAGCCTGTTGCCCTCGTCGGCGTGCTGGCGTGGCTCTACCGCCAGATGTTGATGGCCCACGATATGATGCAAAACAATGTCCCGCGTGAGGAAATTGTGCGGGATTTGCGAATGCCGCCAAGCCGGGTTACCCCATTTTTGACCGCCGTCCGCCGGAAATCCGAAGCCGACATTCGACGAGGCATCATTCGGCTGGCCGAAGTGGACGTGGCGTTGAAAAGCTCACGCGCCACACCCCGTTTACAACTCGAAGTCCTGCTGTGCGACTTATTGGCCCAGTCCTGA
- a CDS encoding S8/S53 family peptidase codes for MVPAKRQVSGGLPLVADLAKKQARVPAFRHIGPLTVVLASRDPKGLQDLMAAQQNPASPQYHKWLTPQEFGSRFGRLPQEYAQLREWLRSTGLRVSHQWPNRLQMTIEGPAEAVERAFDVQLDEYQLDDEVGFAANRMPSVPTTFSFIKGISGLHSFTRFQPMISEASLTSGVSQAGNTFSQRGPSNLMAPADIATVYNLKPLLDQGLDGSGVTIAVAARSDFNLSDPVAFRSQFNLPPKDPIKVFPFGPRPNRGGVEEVEAVLDVQWAGATAPDATVKSVIAPDIDFSIQAITNNMPEAKVISVSFGGCERFNGLEVAEFIELLFAQAATQGQSILVSSGDNGVSDCLRIDGTTAPSVNVLASPPQATGVGGTNVNPQFDASSNATGHGGETGWTGSGGGDSIFFPKPAFQTGVGVPETTVRTVPDVALLAGSPAYAYIIRGALAGVGGTSVSTPCWAGLCAILNEAKQANGLGTINPEIYRLGNAQATGAGAQVFFDTLTGNNSFGAVQGFTCQPGYDRVTGWGSYNAALLVENFQAQPVTDTVAPTISLQSPVGGEEISLIDTFEIRWTSADNVGVVSHDILLSLDSGATFNETIVTGLPATTLLFQWTPADYLEPTTQARIAVRAIDAGFNFGTASSPADFTLMAGVDTDPPSVRVIYPNGDEKLKSKSSTTITWLSSDRSEIRGHEIFLSTDGGQTFPTKLGDAPGTANSFIFEIPKSLTTKKGMIRVVATDTVGNIGQDESNEVFKIKKRK; via the coding sequence ATGGTTCCAGCCAAACGACAGGTTTCCGGGGGACTTCCCTTGGTGGCTGACCTGGCGAAAAAACAGGCACGAGTTCCAGCCTTTCGCCATATTGGCCCACTGACGGTGGTTCTGGCATCGCGCGACCCCAAAGGACTTCAGGATTTGATGGCGGCTCAGCAAAATCCCGCTTCGCCTCAGTACCATAAATGGTTGACACCACAGGAATTTGGCAGCCGATTTGGCCGCCTGCCACAAGAATATGCACAACTGAGGGAATGGCTTCGCTCGACAGGACTCAGGGTCTCTCACCAGTGGCCAAATCGCCTCCAGATGACCATTGAAGGCCCGGCGGAAGCTGTCGAACGCGCCTTTGACGTCCAGCTTGACGAATATCAGCTCGATGACGAAGTTGGATTTGCCGCCAATCGGATGCCATCCGTTCCGACGACCTTTTCATTTATCAAGGGAATCAGTGGCCTGCACAGCTTTACCCGGTTTCAACCGATGATCTCTGAAGCCAGCCTTACATCTGGTGTCTCTCAGGCCGGAAATACCTTTTCGCAACGTGGCCCATCAAATTTAATGGCCCCGGCTGACATCGCCACCGTCTACAACCTGAAACCACTGTTGGATCAAGGATTGGATGGAAGCGGCGTTACGATTGCCGTAGCGGCCCGAAGCGATTTTAACCTCAGCGACCCGGTTGCCTTTCGCTCGCAATTCAATCTACCACCAAAGGATCCGATCAAGGTGTTTCCCTTTGGTCCTCGTCCCAATCGCGGTGGAGTCGAAGAAGTGGAAGCCGTGCTCGATGTCCAATGGGCGGGTGCCACAGCCCCTGATGCCACCGTCAAAAGCGTGATTGCCCCGGATATTGACTTCTCAATTCAGGCAATCACCAACAATATGCCGGAAGCCAAAGTCATCAGCGTGAGCTTTGGCGGATGTGAGCGGTTTAACGGTCTGGAAGTCGCTGAATTTATTGAGCTGCTGTTTGCCCAGGCTGCCACGCAAGGTCAGTCAATTCTGGTTTCATCAGGTGATAACGGGGTGTCTGATTGCCTTCGAATTGATGGGACAACCGCGCCGTCAGTCAATGTCCTGGCCTCTCCGCCACAAGCCACTGGCGTTGGCGGCACCAACGTCAATCCGCAATTTGATGCCAGTAGCAATGCAACTGGCCACGGAGGTGAAACCGGATGGACCGGGAGCGGCGGCGGCGACAGTATCTTTTTTCCCAAACCAGCTTTCCAAACCGGGGTTGGCGTGCCTGAAACAACGGTTCGCACAGTTCCGGATGTCGCCTTACTCGCCGGAAGCCCGGCCTATGCCTATATCATCCGTGGAGCATTGGCCGGTGTTGGAGGAACGAGTGTTTCCACTCCCTGCTGGGCCGGGCTGTGCGCCATTCTCAACGAAGCCAAACAAGCCAATGGACTTGGCACTATCAATCCTGAAATCTATCGCCTGGGAAATGCCCAGGCGACCGGTGCCGGGGCACAGGTCTTTTTTGATACCTTAACGGGCAATAACAGTTTTGGAGCCGTGCAAGGATTTACCTGTCAGCCAGGATATGATCGGGTAACCGGGTGGGGTTCGTACAATGCCGCCCTGTTGGTTGAGAATTTTCAGGCTCAACCTGTAACCGATACTGTGGCGCCAACCATTTCGCTCCAGTCTCCGGTCGGTGGCGAGGAAATTTCCCTGATTGATACCTTTGAAATCCGATGGACATCCGCTGACAATGTCGGTGTTGTTAGCCACGATATTTTGCTTTCGCTCGATAGTGGCGCGACGTTTAATGAAACCATTGTCACCGGGCTGCCGGCCACTACACTTTTATTTCAATGGACACCGGCTGATTATCTGGAGCCGACCACCCAGGCCCGAATTGCCGTTCGAGCCATTGATGCCGGGTTCAATTTCGGAACAGCTTCAAGCCCGGCTGACTTTACCTTGATGGCCGGAGTTGATACCGACCCCCCATCAGTCCGAGTGATTTATCCCAATGGTGACGAGAAGCTAAAATCCAAAAGCAGCACCACGATAACCTGGCTTTCCTCCGACAGGAGCGAAATTCGAGGCCATGAAATTTTCCTTTCAACCGACGGAGGACAAACCTTCCCAACCAAACTCGGTGATGCACCGGGCACGGCCAATTCCTTTATCTTTGAAATTCCGAAATCGCTGACGACCAAAAAGGGAATGATTCGGGTGGTGGCTACGGATACAGTTGGAAATATCGGCCAGGACGAAAGTAACGAAGTCTTCAAGATCAAGAAGCGAAAATAG
- a CDS encoding Rieske (2Fe-2S) protein, with the protein MGEWIKVAERRQVREGSFFVVEVKEKKIILYNIAGEYFASARGCPHMGAPLDEGACAGTEVICVWHHWSFDLRTGKCTSNSLSPADLKLYPIKLESGALWLEYSEDPPQPAIEPQV; encoded by the coding sequence ATGGGTGAATGGATCAAAGTCGCCGAACGACGCCAGGTTCGTGAGGGAAGCTTTTTTGTGGTTGAGGTCAAAGAGAAAAAGATCATTTTATATAATATTGCGGGAGAATATTTTGCTTCGGCCCGGGGGTGTCCGCATATGGGCGCCCCGCTCGATGAAGGCGCCTGTGCTGGTACGGAGGTCATTTGTGTCTGGCATCACTGGTCGTTTGATCTGCGGACCGGAAAATGTACCAGTAACTCCCTGTCACCAGCCGATCTCAAGCTGTACCCGATCAAATTAGAAAGTGGGGCCTTGTGGCTGGAATACTCAGAGGATCCTCCACAACCAGCAATTGAACCGCAAGTGTAA
- a CDS encoding lytic transglycosylase domain-containing protein, which yields MSGTDIAQLKCNLDFVERTQTRMSKHRLLQITLIGFLSLTFGQNALAQEEPAADTPPRRVVITNRDFGVDDAPAKPAPAPETAVPAEGSETPATEVKKEEPEWEVPPKTIMNVIKDKDGRWVVTSTQVPGKAKVLVVGSDRTISTGKPELDKLILEAGQKHGVDPLLITEVMRQESGFRQYAVSPAGAKGLMQFIDGTARRYGITDPFDPQQSIDGGARYLRDLLEMFDGNVELALAGYNAGENRVKRNGNQVPNIRETQAYVKNITSKYGSKKHYGTKNASKKAQPAELPPPPPRVVQNNDGTLLFTNRE from the coding sequence ATGTCTGGCACTGATATTGCTCAACTTAAATGCAATTTGGATTTTGTTGAAAGGACTCAAACCCGAATGAGTAAGCACCGCTTGCTTCAAATTACGCTGATTGGATTTTTGTCACTGACCTTTGGACAAAACGCTCTGGCTCAAGAAGAACCAGCGGCTGACACCCCCCCCCGCCGAGTCGTGATTACCAACCGTGACTTCGGAGTTGATGATGCACCGGCCAAACCGGCGCCGGCGCCAGAGACAGCCGTACCAGCCGAAGGATCAGAAACTCCAGCCACTGAAGTGAAAAAGGAAGAACCCGAATGGGAAGTCCCACCAAAAACCATCATGAACGTCATCAAAGACAAAGATGGCCGGTGGGTGGTTACCAGTACTCAGGTGCCGGGGAAAGCCAAAGTTCTGGTCGTCGGCAGTGATCGAACCATTTCAACCGGAAAACCTGAGCTTGATAAGTTGATTCTGGAAGCTGGTCAAAAACATGGGGTAGATCCACTGTTGATTACGGAAGTCATGCGCCAGGAATCAGGATTCCGCCAATATGCGGTTTCTCCGGCTGGTGCCAAAGGGTTGATGCAGTTTATTGATGGCACCGCCCGTCGGTATGGCATCACCGATCCATTTGACCCTCAACAGAGCATTGATGGTGGCGCCAGGTACCTGCGCGACCTGCTGGAAATGTTTGATGGCAACGTGGAACTGGCCCTCGCCGGGTACAACGCGGGTGAAAATCGGGTGAAACGCAATGGCAATCAGGTGCCCAATATCCGCGAAACCCAGGCGTATGTAAAAAATATCACGTCCAAGTATGGCAGCAAAAAGCACTACGGGACGAAAAACGCTTCGAAAAAAGCCCAGCCGGCTGAATTGCCGCCTCCACCACCGCGAGTGGTTCAAAATAACGACGGTACGCTCCTGTTTACCAATCGTGAGTAA
- the rpsT gene encoding 30S ribosomal protein S20, translating to MPNHESAIKRDRQNKRRNEVNRKNRARVRTYIKKLRSLLSVKTKDEAIAQLPPTISAIDKAVQKGVIHQNAAARYKSRLTLHVNKLSAS from the coding sequence ATGCCAAATCACGAGTCTGCAATTAAACGTGATCGTCAAAACAAACGTCGCAACGAAGTCAACCGCAAAAACCGCGCCCGGGTTCGCACTTATATCAAAAAGCTGCGTAGCCTGCTCAGTGTCAAGACCAAAGATGAAGCCATCGCCCAACTGCCACCAACCATTTCCGCGATTGACAAAGCAGTTCAAAAAGGCGTGATTCACCAAAATGCGGCTGCGCGCTACAAATCACGGTTGACGTTGCACGTAAACAAATTGTCAGCGAGCTAG